A single window of Tamandua tetradactyla isolate mTamTet1 chromosome 25, mTamTet1.pri, whole genome shotgun sequence DNA harbors:
- the LOC143669169 gene encoding large ribosomal subunit protein eL21 produces the protein MTNTKGKRRGTRYMFSRPFRKHGVVPLATYMRIYKKGDIVDIKGMGTVQKGMPHKCYHGKTGRVYNVTQHAVGIVVNKQVKGKILAKRINVRIEHIKHSKSRDSFLKRVKENDQKKKEAKEKGTWVQLKRQPAPPREAHFVRTNGKEPELLEPIPYEFMA, from the coding sequence ATGACGAACacaaaggggaagaggagaggcACCCGCTATATGTTTTCTAGGCCTTTCAGAAAACATGGAGTTGTTCCTCTGGCCACATACATGCGAATCTACAAGAAAGGCGATATTGTAGATATCAAGGGAATGGGTACTGTTCAAAAAGGAATGCCCCACAAATGTTACCATGGCAAAACTGGAAGGGTCTATAATGTTACCCAGCATGCTGTTGGTATTGTTGTAAACAAACAAGTGAAGGGCAAGATTCTTGCCAAGAGAATTAATGTGCGTATTGAGCATATTAAGCACTCTAAGAGCCGAGATAGCTTCCTGAAGCGTGTaaaggaaaatgatcagaaaaaaaaggaagccaaagaAAAGGGTACCTGGGTTCAACTGAAGCGTCAGCCTGCTCCACCCAGAGAAGCACACTTTGTGAGAACCAATGGAAAGGAGCCTGAGCTTCTGGAGCCTATTCCCTATGAATTCATGGCATAA